One window of the Geoalkalibacter sp. genome contains the following:
- the argS gene encoding arginine--tRNA ligase, translating into MKNRLKNHIEQALRQCYAQGRLHSGEFPEIVLDVPAHAEHGDFAANLAMLLARAEKKAPRKIAEELVAALGEGDGLWRKVDIAGPGFINFFLSNRCWYGALDDITRAGADYGRCHLGAGKRVQVEFVSANPTGPLHIGHGRGAATGDAVASLLQHVGYAVDREYYINDAGNQMDTLGLSLYLRYRELLGEALNFPANCYQGEYIRDLAAEVVAKEGRRLLDLGEADAVRFFARFGGERILAGIDEDLQAFGVRFDRWYSEQSLYDRGEVARGIELVRERQLAYEQDGALWFRTTAFGDDKDRVMVRSNGATTYFASDVAYHKEKFDRGYDLVIDVWGADHHGYVPRMKAVMAGLGRDPEDLQVILVQLVNLLRGGQQVAMSTRSGEFVTLREVIDEVGRDACRFFFLMRRSDSQLDFDLELAKQQSNDNPVFYVQYAHARVCSINRAAQEQGLSLPALGEVDFDRLLLEEELALAKRLAQFPETVAAAAQSFSPHRVVFYLQELAAQFHSYYNRNRVITEDPETSRARLYLANCVRIVLHNALRVLGVSAPERM; encoded by the coding sequence ATGAAAAATCGTCTCAAAAATCACATCGAGCAGGCTTTGCGGCAATGTTATGCGCAGGGGCGTCTGCATTCGGGCGAGTTTCCCGAGATTGTGCTGGATGTTCCCGCCCATGCCGAGCATGGCGATTTCGCCGCCAATTTGGCGATGTTGTTGGCGCGGGCCGAAAAAAAAGCGCCACGCAAGATCGCCGAGGAACTGGTCGCCGCGTTGGGCGAGGGCGATGGCCTGTGGCGCAAGGTCGACATCGCCGGACCTGGCTTCATCAACTTTTTTCTCAGCAACCGCTGCTGGTACGGGGCGCTCGACGACATCACGCGCGCCGGCGCCGATTATGGGCGCTGCCATCTGGGGGCGGGCAAGAGGGTTCAGGTCGAATTCGTCAGCGCCAATCCCACCGGTCCCCTGCACATCGGTCATGGTCGCGGGGCGGCGACGGGCGACGCCGTGGCGTCGCTGCTCCAACATGTCGGCTATGCGGTGGATCGCGAGTACTACATCAACGACGCCGGCAATCAGATGGACACCCTGGGGCTGTCCCTGTATCTGCGCTACCGCGAGCTTCTGGGGGAAGCCCTGAACTTTCCCGCCAACTGCTATCAGGGCGAGTATATTCGCGATCTGGCCGCGGAGGTGGTCGCCAAGGAGGGGCGTCGCCTGCTCGATCTGGGCGAGGCGGACGCCGTTCGGTTTTTCGCCCGCTTCGGCGGCGAGCGCATCCTGGCGGGCATCGATGAGGATCTACAAGCCTTCGGCGTGCGCTTTGACCGCTGGTACAGCGAGCAGAGCCTCTATGATCGAGGCGAGGTGGCGCGCGGCATTGAGCTGGTGCGCGAGCGGCAGTTGGCCTATGAGCAGGACGGCGCCCTGTGGTTTCGCACGACCGCCTTTGGTGACGACAAGGATCGGGTGATGGTTCGCTCCAACGGCGCCACCACTTATTTCGCCTCCGATGTGGCCTATCACAAGGAGAAGTTCGACCGGGGCTACGACCTGGTCATCGATGTCTGGGGCGCCGACCACCACGGCTACGTGCCGCGCATGAAGGCGGTGATGGCTGGTTTGGGCCGCGATCCCGAGGATCTGCAGGTGATCCTCGTGCAGTTGGTCAACTTGCTGCGCGGCGGCCAGCAGGTGGCCATGAGCACCCGCAGCGGTGAGTTCGTCACGCTGCGCGAGGTGATCGACGAAGTGGGGCGCGATGCTTGCCGCTTTTTCTTTCTCATGCGCCGCTCGGACAGCCAGCTTGACTTCGATCTGGAACTGGCCAAGCAGCAGAGCAACGACAATCCGGTTTTCTACGTGCAGTATGCCCACGCGCGGGTGTGCAGCATCAATCGCGCCGCGCAGGAGCAGGGCCTGAGTCTTCCCGCCCTGGGCGAGGTTGATTTCGATCGGTTGCTGCTGGAGGAAGAATTGGCCCTGGCCAAACGCCTGGCCCAGTTTCCAGAAACCGTCGCGGCGGCCGCCCAGAGCTTTTCGCCTCACCGGGTGGTCTTTTATCTGCAGGAACTGGCGGCTCAGTTCCACAGCTATTATAATCGCAACAGGGTGATCACCGAGGATCCGGAAACCAGCCGCGCGCGCCTCTATCTGGCCAACTGCGTGCGGATCGTTCTGCACAATGCACTGCGAGTGCTGGGTGTTTCCGCTCCGGAACGAATGTAG
- the ftsH gene encoding ATP-dependent zinc metalloprotease FtsH, giving the protein MNQFYKNLALWLVISLLMIMLFNMMTQKEPEQRTINYSNFLAAVSEGRITEVTIQGQQIEGKFEDGTAFKTHAPADVELIPELKERGVVIEAKPVEDRGFWFTLLISWGPILLLIAVWIFFMRQMQSGGGKAMSFGKSRAKLLNESTARVTFNDVAGVEEAKDELEEIVSFLRDPKKYSRLGGKIPKGVLLVGPPGTGKTLLARAIAGEAGVPFFSISGSDFVEMFVGVGASRVRDLFVQGKKNAPCIIFIDEIDAVGRHRGAGLGGGHDEREQTLNQLLVEMDGFESNEGVILIAATNRPDVLDPALLRPGRFDRQVVVPPPDVRGREKILQVHARKIPLAPDVNLAVVAKGTPGFSGADLANLVNEAALLAARKDEDKVSMEDLEAAKDKVMMGAERRSMVITEEEKKVTAYHEAGHALVALFLPGADPVHKVSIIPRGRAMGVTMYLPQEEKYNETKDGLLTRICTLFGGRVAEELVFPSISTGASNDLERATHIARKMVCEWGMSEKLGPLTFGEKEGEVFLGRDMGHMKNYSESTAREIDNEIRDIVQRCYQRTRDILEQNRDALERISLALLERENIDGSELKALVFGPEAKQEKTVPGETIAPSAVGCLSEQDQREGR; this is encoded by the coding sequence GTGAATCAATTCTATAAAAATCTTGCGCTCTGGCTGGTCATCTCCTTGTTGATGATCATGCTCTTCAACATGATGACGCAAAAGGAGCCCGAGCAAAGAACCATCAATTATTCCAATTTCCTCGCGGCGGTTTCCGAGGGCCGGATCACGGAAGTCACCATCCAGGGCCAGCAGATCGAGGGTAAGTTCGAGGATGGCACGGCCTTCAAGACGCATGCGCCCGCCGACGTGGAACTGATCCCCGAGCTCAAGGAGCGCGGCGTGGTGATCGAAGCCAAGCCCGTGGAGGATCGCGGTTTCTGGTTTACCCTGCTGATTTCCTGGGGGCCGATCCTGCTGCTGATCGCCGTATGGATTTTCTTCATGCGGCAGATGCAGTCGGGCGGCGGCAAGGCCATGAGTTTCGGCAAGAGCCGCGCCAAGCTGCTCAATGAATCCACCGCCCGGGTCACTTTCAACGATGTGGCCGGCGTCGAGGAGGCCAAGGACGAGCTTGAGGAAATCGTCTCCTTCCTGCGTGATCCCAAGAAATATTCCCGCCTGGGCGGCAAGATCCCCAAGGGGGTGTTGCTGGTCGGACCTCCCGGCACCGGCAAGACGCTGCTGGCGCGAGCCATCGCCGGGGAAGCGGGGGTGCCCTTCTTTTCCATCTCCGGTTCGGATTTCGTCGAGATGTTCGTCGGCGTCGGCGCCAGCCGTGTTCGTGACCTGTTCGTGCAGGGCAAGAAGAATGCGCCCTGCATCATTTTCATCGATGAAATCGATGCCGTCGGCCGGCATCGCGGCGCGGGTCTCGGCGGGGGCCATGACGAACGCGAGCAGACCCTCAATCAGTTGCTGGTGGAAATGGACGGTTTCGAGTCCAATGAGGGCGTCATCCTGATCGCCGCCACCAACCGCCCCGACGTTCTCGACCCCGCCTTGCTGCGCCCGGGCCGTTTCGATCGCCAGGTGGTCGTGCCGCCGCCCGACGTGCGCGGCCGCGAGAAGATCCTGCAGGTGCATGCGCGCAAGATTCCCCTGGCGCCCGACGTCAATCTGGCGGTGGTGGCCAAGGGCACTCCGGGATTCTCCGGCGCGGATCTGGCCAACCTGGTCAATGAGGCTGCGCTGTTGGCGGCGCGCAAGGACGAGGACAAGGTCAGCATGGAAGATCTCGAAGCCGCCAAGGACAAGGTCATGATGGGGGCCGAGCGCCGCTCCATGGTGATCACCGAGGAGGAGAAAAAGGTCACGGCCTACCATGAGGCCGGCCATGCCCTGGTTGCGTTGTTTCTCCCTGGGGCCGATCCGGTGCACAAGGTCTCGATCATTCCCCGCGGACGCGCCATGGGGGTGACCATGTATCTGCCCCAGGAAGAAAAATACAACGAGACCAAGGACGGCTTGCTCACGCGCATCTGCACCCTGTTCGGCGGGCGCGTCGCCGAGGAACTGGTGTTTCCCAGCATCTCCACCGGGGCGTCCAACGACCTTGAGCGCGCGACCCACATCGCGCGCAAGATGGTCTGCGAATGGGGGATGAGCGAAAAGCTTGGGCCCCTGACCTTCGGCGAGAAGGAAGGCGAGGTGTTTCTCGGCCGCGACATGGGGCACATGAAGAACTACAGCGAGTCCACCGCCCGGGAAATCGACAACGAAATCCGTGACATCGTGCAGCGCTGCTACCAGCGCACCCGCGATATCCTCGAGCAGAATCGCGACGCCCTGGAGCGGATTTCCTTGGCGTTGCTGGAGCGCGAGAACATCGACGGCTCCGAACTCAAAGCCCTGGTCTTCGGCCCCGAGGCCAAGCAGGAAAAG
- the accD gene encoding acetyl-CoA carboxylase, carboxyltransferase subunit beta, with translation MAWFLKKKAPIAPVEEKQVQMPAGVWTKCKNCNEIIYSKEIERNQNVCPKCDYHFRISARERIDLVLDTGTFVEMDAGMHSVDFLDFKDSKKYKERIKSTMKKTGMSDAIVCGEGAIDGLPVVVAVFDFGFMGGSMGSVVGEKITRAIEKGLETGKPVLLFSSSGGARMQESILSLMQMAKTSAALAKLKAAGIPFISILTDPTTGGVTASFAMLGDLNIAEPRALIGFAGPRVIEQTIRQKLPEGFQRSEYLLEHGMVDMIVRRQEMKARLSQVLRIFTKS, from the coding sequence ATGGCCTGGTTCCTGAAGAAAAAAGCGCCCATCGCGCCCGTGGAAGAAAAGCAGGTACAGATGCCCGCGGGGGTCTGGACCAAGTGCAAAAACTGCAACGAGATCATCTACAGCAAGGAAATCGAGCGCAACCAAAACGTCTGCCCCAAGTGCGACTATCATTTTCGCATCAGTGCCCGCGAGCGCATCGACCTGGTACTCGACACCGGCACCTTCGTCGAGATGGACGCCGGCATGCATTCCGTGGACTTTCTCGATTTCAAGGACAGCAAGAAGTATAAGGAACGCATCAAGAGCACCATGAAGAAAACCGGCATGTCCGACGCCATCGTCTGCGGCGAAGGGGCCATCGACGGTTTGCCGGTGGTGGTGGCCGTGTTTGATTTCGGCTTCATGGGCGGCAGCATGGGTTCGGTGGTCGGCGAAAAGATCACCCGCGCCATCGAAAAGGGTCTGGAGACCGGCAAGCCCGTGCTGCTGTTTTCTTCCTCGGGCGGCGCGCGCATGCAGGAGAGTATCCTCTCTCTCATGCAGATGGCCAAGACCAGCGCGGCCCTGGCCAAGCTCAAGGCCGCGGGCATCCCCTTCATCTCGATTCTGACCGATCCGACCACGGGCGGGGTCACGGCCAGCTTCGCCATGCTGGGCGATCTCAATATCGCCGAGCCGCGTGCCCTGATCGGCTTTGCCGGTCCGCGCGTCATCGAGCAGACCATTCGCCAGAAGCTTCCCGAGGGTTTTCAGCGCTCCGAATATCTGCTCGAGCACGGCATGGTCGACATGATCGTGCGCCGTCAGGAAATGAAGGCGCGCCTTTCCCAGGTTTTGCGCATCTTCACCAAGAGCTGA
- a CDS encoding bifunctional folylpolyglutamate synthase/dihydrofolate synthase has translation MTYRETLDYLYGLQRFGIKLGLSNTQRMLERLGHPERCAPVIHVAGTNGKGSVCATLARVLREAGLRVGLYTSPHLHCFTERIRVNDLCISEADVVRLTKDLRHRAEDLPLTFFEFTTVLALQYFRERQVDFMVLEVGMGGRLDATNVVQPRVTVITPVSEDHAEHLGPDLASIAREKAGIIKPGVPLVLAVQAPQALAAIEGIAHAAGAPVRRAGRDFRISPQAKGFDYEGRSLRLCGLKPRLIGAHQGENLAVALAVVELLREQGVELGEAEVRRATESVDWPGRLERWPLRPPVLLDGAHNISGAEALAAYLQECRLGKLPWVLGLSGKRRPERICAPWLPHLAAAYVAEPGVDKAVAADEISTFLAGQGCAATVCASPPAALRQALAEWPRAPLVVVAGSLYLVAEVRDWLRKHAEVGE, from the coding sequence GTGACCTACCGCGAAACGCTCGACTACCTCTATGGTCTGCAGCGGTTCGGCATCAAGCTGGGGTTGAGCAACACCCAGCGGATGCTGGAACGCCTCGGCCATCCCGAGCGGTGTGCCCCGGTCATTCACGTGGCGGGAACCAACGGCAAGGGATCCGTCTGCGCCACCCTGGCGCGCGTTTTGCGCGAGGCCGGCCTGCGGGTCGGCCTCTACACCTCGCCCCATCTGCATTGCTTCACCGAACGCATCCGCGTCAACGACCTCTGCATCAGCGAAGCCGACGTGGTGCGCCTGACCAAGGATCTGCGGCACCGTGCCGAGGATCTGCCCCTGACCTTCTTTGAATTCACCACCGTCTTGGCGCTGCAATATTTCCGCGAACGGCAGGTCGACTTCATGGTGCTTGAAGTGGGCATGGGGGGACGCCTGGATGCGACCAATGTCGTTCAACCGCGGGTGACGGTCATCACGCCGGTGTCCGAGGATCATGCCGAGCATCTGGGCCCCGATCTGGCCTCCATCGCCCGGGAAAAGGCCGGCATCATCAAGCCCGGCGTGCCGCTGGTGCTGGCGGTTCAGGCGCCGCAAGCCCTGGCCGCGATCGAAGGCATCGCGCACGCCGCCGGAGCACCCGTGCGCCGGGCGGGTCGCGATTTCCGCATCAGTCCGCAGGCAAAGGGCTTTGACTATGAAGGGCGGTCTCTGCGGCTGTGCGGTCTCAAGCCGCGTCTGATCGGAGCGCACCAGGGCGAGAACCTGGCCGTGGCGCTGGCTGTGGTGGAGTTGCTGCGCGAGCAGGGGGTCGAGCTCGGCGAGGCCGAGGTGCGCCGCGCAACCGAAAGCGTTGACTGGCCCGGGCGTCTGGAGCGCTGGCCCCTGCGACCTCCGGTGCTGCTCGACGGTGCGCATAATATCTCCGGCGCCGAAGCTCTGGCCGCCTATTTGCAGGAATGTCGGCTAGGGAAGTTGCCCTGGGTTCTGGGGCTGAGCGGCAAGCGGCGACCGGAAAGAATTTGCGCGCCCTGGCTGCCGCACCTGGCCGCGGCCTATGTGGCGGAACCAGGCGTCGACAAGGCGGTGGCGGCGGACGAGATCTCCACATTTCTCGCGGGGCAGGGCTGTGCCGCGACGGTCTGCGCTTCGCCGCCGGCGGCTTTGCGGCAGGCTCTCGCCGAGTGGCCGCGGGCGCCTCTGGTGGTGGTGGCCGGCTCCCTGTATCTGGTGGCCGAGGTGCGCGACTGGCTCAGGAAGCATGCGGAGGTGGGGGAATGA
- a CDS encoding FtsB family cell division protein, which yields MAADEKEAPVVRSRLRPPLWMLVLVLALLGAALFGDKGVLNTWRMLQYKQSLQDRIAELEADNVKLRREVEALRNDSRYLEGVARRDLGMVKEDELVYQFPTPARPTIAAPPVHADEP from the coding sequence ATGGCCGCCGACGAAAAAGAAGCCCCCGTTGTCCGCAGCCGTTTGCGGCCGCCCTTATGGATGCTCGTCCTGGTGCTCGCCCTGTTGGGCGCGGCCCTGTTCGGCGACAAGGGCGTTCTCAATACCTGGCGCATGCTGCAGTACAAGCAATCCTTGCAGGACCGGATCGCCGAGCTCGAAGCCGACAACGTCAAGCTGCGGCGTGAGGTTGAGGCCCTGCGCAACGACAGCCGCTATCTGGAAGGGGTGGCGCGCCGAGATCTCGGCATGGTCAAGGAAGACGAACTGGTCTATCAGTTTCCCACCCCCGCCCGCCCGACCATCGCGGCCCCTCCCGTTCACGCGGATGAGCCTTGA
- a CDS encoding LPS-assembly protein LptD encodes MSVARRFLLGLTAVLMLAAAGTVRAQASRQEGAPVRIEADQLSADRATGLYEARGNVRIERDGLTLLADEVKYDPQTGDAWVPGPVAVRDAEGTLAGEDLEINLESGVGRLARGRFFLAEQQLYVEGEGIERLSAQRYRLGTGSVTTCAGERPDWQFRARDLEMSLGGFARGSHARFYLKDLPVFYFPYFLYPAKTERESGFLMPRYGYSDRRGWELSLAYYQVIARNQDATLYLDYFTDYGLGKGVEYRYLFDAQEGEAKLYHVNGFEQEDDAFLLEWRNDGRLPGEVRLGADVQYVSERDYFDRFGEVAGEYNLDKTESKVFLSRAWYKNNLSGQVKYLKDLYGPNDETLQRLPQVRFAASPRRFGESPLFYGFTGDYDSFWRREGNKGQRLSLRPTLAAPFQVGGLLEISPEVALRQRFYSASDEDDDFSQKGQVEFITRVSSSFARVYAVEGKSVRRIQHLLAPEIAYEYIPQTGQERLPRFDAEDRIGPVHRLRYSLTNRLTARLQPADGAAVYHEFVYFRLSQDYDIRESAVDPLNPRDNLRPFSDVRAELLVRPTRWLSLDVDGRYALQMRERKTSGFSDLRTALGLDDGRGTAFSLGYHYLRDDLEYLDLSLRTSLLHPLHLQTSHRRDLVTARTLETIYDLEYRAQCWSIYLTLYDRPDETRYLLSFALSGVGRVAKYGGVFGGVQ; translated from the coding sequence ATGAGCGTCGCCCGGAGATTTTTGCTTGGCCTGACGGCCGTTCTCATGCTTGCGGCCGCCGGTACGGTCCGGGCGCAGGCGTCTCGGCAGGAGGGGGCGCCGGTGCGCATTGAAGCCGATCAGCTCAGCGCCGATCGCGCCACGGGCCTCTATGAGGCGCGCGGTAATGTGCGCATTGAGCGAGATGGGCTGACCCTGCTGGCGGACGAAGTCAAATACGATCCGCAAACCGGCGACGCCTGGGTGCCGGGGCCGGTGGCGGTCCGCGATGCCGAGGGCACCCTCGCCGGCGAGGATCTGGAGATCAACCTGGAGAGCGGAGTGGGGCGGTTGGCCCGCGGCCGGTTTTTTTTGGCCGAGCAGCAGCTCTACGTGGAGGGTGAGGGGATCGAGCGCCTCAGTGCCCAGCGCTATCGCCTGGGTACCGGCAGCGTCACCACCTGCGCGGGCGAGCGGCCCGATTGGCAGTTTCGCGCCCGCGACCTGGAGATGAGCCTCGGCGGATTCGCCCGCGGCAGCCATGCCCGCTTTTATCTCAAGGACCTGCCGGTTTTCTATTTCCCCTATTTTCTCTATCCGGCCAAGACCGAACGGGAATCGGGCTTTCTCATGCCCCGCTACGGCTACTCGGATCGCCGTGGCTGGGAATTGTCCCTGGCCTATTACCAGGTGATCGCCCGCAACCAGGATGCCACCCTCTATCTTGATTACTTCACCGATTACGGTTTGGGCAAAGGTGTGGAGTATCGCTACCTGTTCGACGCTCAGGAGGGCGAGGCGAAGCTCTACCATGTCAACGGTTTCGAGCAGGAGGATGACGCTTTTTTGCTGGAATGGCGCAACGACGGGCGGTTGCCGGGCGAGGTGCGCCTGGGCGCCGATGTCCAATATGTGAGTGAACGCGATTATTTCGACCGCTTCGGCGAGGTGGCCGGTGAGTACAATCTCGACAAGACTGAGTCCAAGGTCTTTCTCAGCCGTGCCTGGTACAAGAATAACCTCAGCGGCCAGGTGAAATACCTCAAGGATCTCTATGGCCCCAATGATGAAACGCTGCAGCGTCTGCCGCAGGTGCGCTTTGCCGCCAGTCCGCGGCGCTTCGGCGAAAGCCCGCTGTTTTATGGATTCACCGGTGACTACGACTCTTTCTGGCGGCGCGAGGGCAATAAAGGCCAGCGCCTGAGTCTGCGCCCCACCCTGGCCGCGCCTTTTCAGGTCGGCGGCCTGCTGGAAATCTCACCGGAGGTGGCCCTGCGGCAGCGTTTTTATTCCGCCTCCGACGAAGACGATGATTTCAGCCAGAAAGGCCAGGTTGAATTCATCACGCGGGTGTCATCCTCCTTCGCCAGGGTCTATGCGGTCGAGGGCAAAAGCGTGCGGCGCATCCAGCATCTCCTTGCCCCGGAAATCGCCTATGAGTACATTCCCCAAACCGGACAGGAGCGCCTGCCCCGTTTTGACGCCGAGGATCGGATCGGTCCCGTGCATCGTCTGCGCTACAGTCTCACCAATCGCCTGACCGCGCGCCTGCAGCCCGCGGACGGCGCCGCCGTCTATCACGAGTTCGTCTATTTTCGCCTGTCCCAGGATTACGATATCCGCGAATCGGCCGTAGATCCTCTCAACCCCCGCGACAATCTGCGGCCTTTTTCCGATGTGCGCGCCGAACTGCTGGTGCGTCCGACCCGCTGGCTGTCCCTGGATGTGGATGGGCGCTACGCCCTGCAAATGCGCGAGCGCAAAACCTCCGGGTTCTCAGACCTGCGCACCGCCCTGGGCCTCGACGACGGGCGCGGCACGGCATTTAGCCTGGGCTATCATTATTTGCGCGACGACCTCGAATATCTGGATCTGAGCCTGCGCACTTCACTGCTGCATCCCTTGCATCTTCAAACGAGCCATCGCCGTGACCTGGTCACCGCTCGAACCCTGGAAACGATCTACGATCTTGAATACCGCGCCCAGTGCTGGAGTATTTACCTGACCCTCTATGATCGGCCCGACGAAACCCGCTATTTGCTCTCGTTCGCCCTGAGCGGGGTGGGGCGGGTGGCCAAGTACGGCGGGGTGTTCGGCGGCGTCCAATGA
- a CDS encoding ComEA family DNA-binding protein codes for MKKLLYSLVFVLMLMLGAGAPALAQQKTGQQVAEVALINVNTASAQELESLPGIGAVKAQKIVAHREAKRFASVEDLLAVEGIGAATLERIRGQVTVD; via the coding sequence ATGAAGAAACTTTTGTATTCGTTGGTGTTTGTTCTAATGCTCATGCTGGGTGCCGGCGCGCCGGCCCTCGCCCAGCAAAAGACCGGGCAGCAGGTCGCTGAGGTTGCCCTGATCAACGTCAATACCGCGTCGGCCCAGGAACTGGAATCCCTGCCCGGCATCGGCGCGGTCAAAGCCCAGAAAATCGTGGCCCATCGCGAAGCAAAACGCTTCGCCAGCGTGGAAGATCTGCTGGCGGTGGAGGGAATCGGCGCGGCGACCCTGGAGCGGATTCGCGGCCAGGTAACCGTCGACTAA
- a CDS encoding SPOR domain-containing protein, with product MTRDVKSRSQRRLEKKQALVLLVLMLAVSLVSFSLGVMVGKGGSSPAVPPIVKSEPARIQVAKEEPAPAVPPAAVSPAAPVPTPVAPAPQAEEESTGTEKPPLTFFDTLPKGQDAPLGSGINRPPTAPAASPDAPSSEPQPAATAVLRPTGSLPASAPAARTPAPVVAPAPAPARTAPTAADGRFVVQVGSFRSAEDARNLSDRLKTKNFPAFVQQADLGDKGTWYRVRIGPYAESADAQSVVARLKSEERIDAFVAGR from the coding sequence ATGACGCGCGACGTGAAATCCCGCAGCCAGAGGCGTCTGGAGAAGAAGCAGGCCCTGGTTCTGCTGGTGCTGATGCTTGCGGTTTCCCTGGTCAGCTTTTCCCTGGGAGTCATGGTGGGCAAGGGCGGCTCGTCACCCGCCGTGCCGCCGATCGTAAAAAGCGAACCGGCGCGTATCCAGGTGGCCAAGGAAGAACCGGCGCCCGCGGTGCCGCCGGCCGCGGTGTCGCCGGCCGCGCCGGTCCCGACTCCCGTCGCCCCCGCGCCGCAGGCGGAGGAAGAGTCCACGGGCACGGAAAAGCCGCCGCTGACCTTTTTCGATACCTTGCCCAAAGGCCAGGACGCACCCCTGGGCAGCGGCATCAATCGTCCACCGACGGCTCCCGCCGCTTCACCGGACGCACCCTCCTCCGAGCCTCAACCGGCGGCGACCGCCGTGTTGCGCCCCACGGGTTCGCTGCCGGCGAGCGCACCCGCCGCACGAACCCCTGCTCCTGTTGTCGCGCCCGCTCCCGCTCCTGCGAGAACGGCGCCCACGGCGGCCGATGGTCGCTTCGTGGTGCAGGTTGGCTCCTTTCGCTCCGCCGAGGATGCCCGCAATCTCAGCGATCGCCTGAAAACCAAAAATTTTCCGGCCTTCGTGCAGCAGGCCGATCTGGGTGACAAGGGCACTTGGTATCGGGTGCGCATCGGACCCTATGCCGAATCGGCCGATGCGCAAAGCGTGGTGGCCCGCCTGAAAAGCGAAGAGCGCATCGATGCCTTTGTCGCCGGCCGCTGA
- the tilS gene encoding tRNA lysidine(34) synthetase TilS — MGLISPMVDDVRRYIHRHQLIQAGDRILVAVSGGGDSVALLHLLWSLRAEFGVDLHAAHLDHALRAESAAEADFVRSWCAGLGVSLRVARIAVGERLEPGRGGLEQVARAARHEFLRETAAEMGCNLIALGHHRGDQAETLLHRLVRGAGPTGLVAMRPRSGHLVRPLLGVSRGEIRAYLLRQGLCWVEDSSNQDLGMVRNRLRHEVLPLLETFNPRIEEGLARLAERLAREEDYWRLQVESLVKPGADVCLPQAQTAALHPALRDRVLRQAIGQARGDLRGIEDKHVAAAARLLQKSGMGRKEYHLPGLWLLAEQGMLHFRTEPPTSLPAYSISIPTPGVYVLPDGRCLRLSLEERPRGESPRAVEYSAAEVCFPLRVRSWRPGDRMRLSGMPGRKKVKELFLEARLSLEERSRVPLLVREAEILWLVGLRRCDGRGPSADGGKILRVVLDDAKMETLRL, encoded by the coding sequence ATGGGTTTGATCTCACCCATGGTCGATGATGTCCGTCGCTATATCCATCGCCACCAGTTGATTCAAGCCGGCGATCGCATTCTCGTCGCGGTGTCGGGCGGCGGCGATTCGGTTGCCCTGCTGCATCTTCTCTGGTCGCTGCGCGCCGAGTTCGGCGTGGATCTGCATGCCGCCCATCTTGATCATGCCCTGCGTGCTGAAAGTGCGGCCGAGGCTGATTTCGTGCGCTCCTGGTGCGCCGGGCTCGGGGTGTCGCTGCGGGTCGCGCGGATTGCGGTAGGCGAGCGCCTGGAGCCGGGCCGGGGGGGGCTGGAACAGGTGGCCCGCGCGGCGCGCCATGAATTTCTGCGCGAGACCGCCGCTGAGATGGGCTGCAATCTGATTGCCCTGGGTCATCACCGGGGTGATCAGGCGGAAACCCTGCTGCATCGTCTGGTGCGCGGCGCCGGGCCGACAGGCCTTGTCGCCATGCGGCCCCGCAGCGGTCATCTGGTCCGTCCCCTCTTGGGGGTGTCGCGCGGCGAAATCCGCGCCTATCTTTTGCGACAGGGGCTCTGCTGGGTCGAAGATTCCAGCAACCAGGATCTCGGCATGGTCCGCAATCGGCTGCGCCATGAGGTTTTGCCGCTGCTGGAAACCTTCAACCCGCGTATCGAGGAAGGCTTGGCGCGTCTTGCCGAGCGCCTCGCCCGCGAGGAAGATTACTGGCGGCTTCAGGTGGAATCTTTGGTGAAGCCCGGCGCGGATGTGTGCTTGCCCCAAGCCCAAACCGCGGCGCTGCATCCGGCCTTGCGCGATCGGGTGCTGCGGCAGGCCATCGGGCAGGCGCGCGGCGATCTGCGCGGGATCGAGGACAAGCATGTGGCGGCCGCGGCGCGTTTGCTGCAAAAATCCGGAATGGGCCGCAAGGAGTATCATTTGCCCGGTCTGTGGCTCTTGGCCGAGCAGGGAATGCTGCACTTTCGCACCGAACCACCCACATCCTTGCCCGCCTATTCTATCTCGATTCCCACTCCCGGCGTGTACGTCCTGCCCGACGGCCGATGCCTGCGCCTGAGCCTTGAGGAGCGCCCGCGCGGAGAGTCGCCCAGGGCCGTCGAATACAGCGCCGCGGAGGTGTGCTTTCCCTTGCGGGTTCGCTCCTGGCGTCCCGGCGACCGCATGCGGCTGTCGGGCATGCCGGGGCGCAAGAAAGTCAAGGAGCTGTTTCTCGAAGCGCGGTTGTCGCTTGAGGAGCGCAGCAGGGTTCCGCTGCTGGTGCGCGAGGCGGAAATCCTCTGGCTTGTCGGCCTGCGCCGCTGCGATGGGCGGGGCCCTTCTGCGGATGGTGGGAAAATTTTGCGGGTCGTTCTTGATGACGCAAAAATGGAGACTCTTCGCTTGTGA